CCTTGCCGACACCACTCTCTTCATTGGATTCAGTTTCAAACTTAGCAATTGTTTTAACTTCTGGTGTAGCATTCGCCATTGCAACAGAATAGTCTGCACGTTCAAGCATAGAGATATCATTTAAATTATCTCCTATTGCCATAACATCGGACATATCAATCCTTAATCTATCAGCAATTGTTTGTAATGCGATGCCTTTTTGCGCATCTGCATGTGTAATTTCGATATTGCCTCTAGAAGATGAAGATACCGCCAAACTACCTGATTGTGCTAATTCTTCACTAACGCGGTCAATTTTATCTAGATCGCTATCAAAGGCAAGAATTTTCATCACGATTTCTCCAGGGGTATCTTTAATTTTGTCATAATTTTCGACAACTTTTAATGTGCCATTATCAATTCGTTTTTGTATTCCTGATTTGATTTTTTCAACGTCAGCTTGTTGACCAGCACGTTCTGCAATATCAATGTAAATTTCTAGATCGCGTTGAGGATTTTCCGTATAAATTCCAATATTGGTATATATTTGGTAGTAAATTTCCTCTCTTTTTAGTACATGTGTTATTCTATCGATTAACTCTCTATTTAAATTTGAAGTGCTACTAATATTGAATGATTCATCTCTAACTTCCGCACCATTCAAACAGATATAAGGTAATTTTAAATCTGTTTGTGCGATAGGTGTACTAGCTTCATAAAATGCTCGACCTGTGGCAATAACTACTGTAATTCCTTGGGATTGAGCATATTTAATAGCTTGAACATTTTCCTCGGAAACTTCATGCGCAGCATTTAATAATGTGCCATCCATATCTGTTGCAATTAACTTTATCATTGTATATTTTCGTCCCTTTCCGCATTAAGTTACACACACTAACCCGCTAACCTTTAATTACTCGCACATCTTGTAACTCATTATATAGTTTAACAAAACTTTAGGTGTTTGTATTATCGTCTGTTTGGCTGATTTTTTTATTTTTTCTGAGATTTTGAAAAAACAAACGCAATAATGCTCCACATTCATCTGACAAGACATTGGATTCAACTTCAGCCCTATGGTTAAAACGAGGTTCTTGGGTTAAATCCATCAAACTTCCACTACAACCTCCCTTAGGGTCACTAGCACCATATACGAGCCTAGGAATTCTGCCCATAACGATTGCACCTGCACACATGACACATGGTTCTAAAGTCACATATAATGTGCATTCTTCTAAGCGCCAGCTTCCTACAATTTTTGCGGCTTTTTGTATCGCTAAATACTCTGCATGTGCTGTTGGATCTTGTAGTGTTTCTCTCAAATTATGTGCGCGCGCAATAATTTTATTATTTTTTACAACAATAGCACCTATGGGAACCTCGCCGATATGCTGGGCTTTCAACGCTTCACTTAGTGCAACTTTCATATATTTTTCATCACTTGTCATGTGTCTGACACCTCACATATGGTACAATACTTATTGTCTATTTTAACATTTGGAGCGTTAATCATGAATAAACCATTTATAGCAATTGAAGGCCCTATTGGCGTTGGAAAATCTTCCTTAACGCATAAATTAAGCCAAGATTTAAATTATTATGAAGAAAACGAAAT
The genomic region above belongs to Staphylococcus durrellii and contains:
- a CDS encoding Cof-type HAD-IIB family hydrolase gives rise to the protein MIKLIATDMDGTLLNAAHEVSEENVQAIKYAQSQGITVVIATGRAFYEASTPIAQTDLKLPYICLNGAEVRDESFNISSTSNLNRELIDRITHVLKREEIYYQIYTNIGIYTENPQRDLEIYIDIAERAGQQADVEKIKSGIQKRIDNGTLKVVENYDKIKDTPGEIVMKILAFDSDLDKIDRVSEELAQSGSLAVSSSSRGNIEITHADAQKGIALQTIADRLRIDMSDVMAIGDNLNDISMLERADYSVAMANATPEVKTIAKFETESNEESGVGKAIMKLLKTYNN
- the tadA gene encoding tRNA adenosine(34) deaminase TadA, whose protein sequence is MTSDEKYMKVALSEALKAQHIGEVPIGAIVVKNNKIIARAHNLRETLQDPTAHAEYLAIQKAAKIVGSWRLEECTLYVTLEPCVMCAGAIVMGRIPRLVYGASDPKGGCSGSLMDLTQEPRFNHRAEVESNVLSDECGALLRLFFQNLRKNKKISQTDDNTNT